The proteins below are encoded in one region of Clostridium estertheticum:
- a CDS encoding LysR family transcriptional regulator, which translates to MDIKQLRYFLTIAEEGQITAAARRLHIAQPPLSQQLKLLERELGVKLVERGPRHIHLTDAGEILRTRAEQILELSDSTINEIDDFKKGLNGTLSIGMISSSGALLIKNTMSKFHEEYSGVKFSVQEGNTFKILELLNRGIIEVGIVRTPFKALNCNYKCMEKEPMIAAMTKKYSLGLEGNFISLNDLNGKPLIFYRRFEQLIMDTCTESGFKPDVFCKNDDARTTLMLANAGFGIGIVPKSAFELSCNENLIYKEIKNEKLETSLAAIWIKDRYMSSLADRFIKYIN; encoded by the coding sequence ATGGACATTAAACAGCTTAGATATTTCCTTACAATAGCAGAGGAAGGTCAAATAACAGCAGCAGCTAGAAGGCTTCACATTGCTCAACCCCCTTTAAGTCAACAACTTAAACTTTTAGAGAGAGAACTTGGAGTAAAGCTTGTAGAAAGAGGACCAAGACATATCCACTTAACAGATGCTGGTGAAATTTTAAGAACTAGAGCAGAGCAAATTTTAGAACTTTCGGATTCTACAATAAATGAAATAGATGATTTTAAAAAGGGGTTAAATGGGACTTTATCCATAGGAATGATTTCATCCTCTGGTGCATTACTTATAAAAAATACTATGTCAAAATTTCATGAAGAATATTCTGGTGTAAAATTCTCTGTGCAGGAAGGCAACACATTTAAGATCCTAGAACTATTAAATAGAGGGATTATAGAAGTTGGAATTGTCAGAACACCATTTAAGGCTTTAAACTGCAATTATAAATGCATGGAAAAAGAACCCATGATAGCGGCAATGACAAAAAAATATTCTTTGGGTTTAGAGGGAAACTTCATATCATTGAACGACCTAAATGGAAAACCCTTAATTTTTTATCGAAGATTTGAACAATTAATAATGGATACCTGCACGGAAAGTGGTTTTAAACCAGATGTATTCTGTAAAAATGATGATGCACGAACAACACTTATGCTAGCAAATGCAGGCTTTGGGATTGGAATAGTACCAAAATCCGCCTTTGAACTTTCATGTAATGAGAATCTTATTTATAAAGAAATAAAAAACGAAAAATTAGAAACATCACTAGCTGCAATATGGATAAAAGATAGGTATATGTCCTCACTAGCAGATAGGTTTATAAAATATATCAACTAA
- a CDS encoding GTP pyrophosphokinase, whose amino-acid sequence MGKSTKSDKVFFEPIIDKAVSPRDMEGKIEEIEELIMIYSCAIKEVSTKLEILDYEFKIKGKRNPIEYMKSRVKSPKSIMDKLTRKKLKPSIKVARKNFNDIAGIRVVCSFVSDIYKVADMLKRQEDINLIEEKDYIKNPKTNGYRSLHMVLEIPIFFSDHVEPIRVEVQIRTIAMDFWASLEHKLYYKKGEGIAIHIKNDLKDCADIIAATDIKMQNIEIEVDKIR is encoded by the coding sequence ATGGGTAAATCCACAAAATCAGACAAAGTATTCTTTGAACCAATAATAGATAAAGCAGTTTCTCCAAGAGATATGGAAGGCAAAATAGAGGAAATAGAGGAACTTATAATGATCTATAGTTGCGCTATAAAAGAAGTTAGCACTAAACTTGAGATCTTAGACTATGAATTTAAAATAAAGGGAAAAAGAAATCCAATAGAATATATGAAATCTAGGGTTAAATCACCTAAGAGTATAATGGACAAACTTACTCGTAAAAAATTAAAACCAAGTATTAAAGTGGCAAGGAAAAATTTTAATGATATAGCGGGAATAAGAGTTGTTTGTTCCTTCGTTAGCGATATATATAAGGTCGCAGATATGCTTAAAAGGCAGGAGGATATTAATTTAATTGAAGAGAAAGATTATATTAAAAATCCAAAGACTAATGGGTATAGAAGCCTTCATATGGTTTTGGAAATTCCTATATTTTTTTCTGATCATGTAGAACCCATAAGAGTAGAAGTACAAATAAGAACAATCGCTATGGATTTTTGGGCAAGTTTAGAACATAAGTTATATTATAAAAAAGGTGAAGGTATTGCAATACATATAAAAAATGATTTAAAAGATTGTGCAGATATTATAGCGGCAACAGATATAAAAATGCAAAATATAGAAATTGAAGTAGATAAGATAAGATAA
- a CDS encoding FIST signal transduction protein — protein MKTDFFVAIAHSIELDSFLAVTELIEDCELQLDKHHPTAGILYASIDVDHQLVLDKIYEKWPELQLIGCTTDGEFSSECEYVEDSLVLTLFISEEIKIVSGFINNTAIDMRKECSQVLSESIIRLGQNPNLCILFSDVIKTSGETVMEQLTTVTDGKLPIVGGISADSWRFTDSKQFYNKVSSQSISPFLLLAGSFDFSFGMDSGWNPLGDMGTITKSQGNVIYEIDHKPALEFYSNILGENVKATLELPIAVYDDNGDFCFMRTSFENYDNNIGSMTYLGNVPVGYKVRITMVNRESILEGAKSSINHAIRTFPSNKLPVIALCFSCSARRVLLGTRTKEEGQSLQEKIGESVKFVGFYSYGEFCPNLNELTNKFYNETFVTVLLG, from the coding sequence ATGAAAACAGATTTTTTTGTAGCCATAGCTCACAGTATAGAACTAGATTCATTTTTAGCGGTTACGGAACTAATTGAAGATTGTGAGCTTCAGCTTGATAAACATCACCCTACGGCAGGAATTCTTTATGCCAGCATAGATGTTGATCATCAGCTGGTACTTGATAAAATTTATGAAAAATGGCCTGAGTTACAGCTTATTGGATGTACAACAGATGGAGAATTTTCTTCAGAATGCGAGTATGTAGAGGATTCATTGGTTTTGACATTATTTATATCTGAAGAGATAAAAATTGTTTCTGGTTTTATCAATAATACAGCAATAGATATGAGGAAAGAGTGTAGTCAAGTATTATCAGAGTCTATTATAAGATTAGGACAGAATCCTAATCTATGTATATTGTTTTCCGATGTAATTAAAACAAGTGGTGAGACAGTTATGGAACAGCTAACTACAGTTACAGATGGTAAACTTCCAATTGTGGGTGGAATATCAGCAGATAGTTGGAGATTCACTGATTCTAAACAATTTTACAATAAAGTCTCATCACAAAGTATATCTCCATTTTTACTTTTAGCTGGATCATTTGATTTTTCTTTCGGGATGGACAGTGGTTGGAATCCACTGGGAGATATGGGAACCATTACAAAATCGCAGGGTAATGTGATCTATGAAATCGACCATAAGCCTGCACTTGAATTCTATAGTAATATTCTTGGCGAAAATGTTAAGGCTACTCTTGAATTACCAATTGCAGTATATGATGATAATGGTGATTTTTGTTTTATGCGCACTAGCTTCGAAAATTATGATAATAATATTGGATCAATGACATATCTAGGTAATGTTCCAGTTGGTTATAAAGTCCGTATTACCATGGTAAACCGTGAGTCAATTTTGGAAGGTGCTAAAAGTTCAATCAACCATGCGATTAGAACATTCCCATCAAATAAATTACCCGTTATAGCATTATGTTTCTCTTGCTCAGCTCGAAGGGTTCTGCTTGGAACACGCACTAAGGAAGAGGGCCAGAGTCTTCAGGAAAAGATAGGGGAAAGTGTAAAATTTGTTGGATTTTATTCCTATGGTGAGTTTTGTCCAAATTTAAATGAATTAACAAATAAGTTCTATAACGAAACATTTGTAACTGTATTGCTAGGTTAA
- a CDS encoding GGDEF domain-containing protein codes for MENYNIDAMMRQIAILKKKLQRSEHSRRLIEQAMDHYDLVYRFSIDKLDAQKNLLDVKNKELDFKRLELLAKNEELQEVSTTDGVTRIYNRRKINEIFNEKYLQAQRYGINFSVIIIDVDWFKLVNDTYGHQAGDKVLFELAQLMKGSLRITEYIGRWGGEEFFIVLPNTSANDGYVLAERIRLKVSNYNFGTSKHLTCSFGITEYRKDDSIEKIIKRADMALYQAKERRNCACIFK; via the coding sequence ATGGAGAATTATAATATAGATGCTATGATGAGGCAAATAGCGATTTTGAAAAAAAAGTTGCAACGCTCGGAACACAGCCGAAGACTTATAGAGCAGGCAATGGATCATTATGATTTAGTTTATCGTTTTAGTATAGACAAGCTAGATGCACAAAAGAACTTGCTTGATGTCAAGAATAAAGAACTGGACTTCAAAAGATTAGAACTACTTGCCAAGAACGAGGAGCTTCAAGAAGTGTCAACCACTGATGGAGTTACAAGGATATATAACCGAAGAAAAATTAACGAGATATTTAATGAAAAATACCTTCAGGCACAACGTTATGGGATAAATTTTTCAGTTATTATAATTGATGTTGACTGGTTTAAGTTGGTAAATGATACATATGGACATCAAGCTGGTGACAAAGTTTTATTTGAACTTGCTCAACTTATGAAGGGCAGCCTTCGTATTACTGAGTACATTGGAAGATGGGGAGGAGAAGAATTTTTTATTGTTTTACCAAATACAAGTGCAAATGATGGATATGTATTGGCTGAGAGGATACGATTAAAAGTATCTAACTATAACTTCGGAACATCTAAGCATCTAACTTGTAGTTTTGGGATTACTGAGTACAGGAAAGATGACAGCATAGAAAAGATTATTAAAAGAGCTGATATGGCACTTTATCAGGCTAAGGAACGCCGCAATTGTGCTTGCATTTTTAAATAA
- a CDS encoding rod shape-determining protein, with protein MLENIIDFMRKRYIGVDLLNGKVRAFEKKENTFIDKSIGEILPNIFNPINNENYWYDINAMEQLLNYVLSNAKKSLFRPSLVIAIPFEISDIKNKASIVEEASKFKWSNIYILSNFMCAAIGSGVRIEECRRKIFIYSLNDLTYFGLVFAGNIFNAKILKRGYNELTQEDIINNIGNLTDNASKELPEQFTNIKISKKDLEEVAIGWKLEIERTIYLSIPTNLKNVFGLNIGKNQLVYLEYENCIIEGLKNAISKLNTMKITKG; from the coding sequence ATGCTAGAAAATATAATTGATTTTATGAGGAAAAGATATATAGGTGTCGATTTGTTAAATGGAAAAGTAAGAGCTTTTGAAAAAAAAGAGAATACTTTCATAGATAAATCTATAGGAGAAATACTTCCCAATATATTTAATCCGATAAATAATGAAAACTATTGGTATGATATTAATGCCATGGAGCAATTATTGAATTACGTCTTAAGCAATGCTAAAAAATCATTATTTAGGCCCAGTTTGGTTATTGCTATTCCTTTTGAGATTTCTGACATAAAGAATAAAGCATCAATTGTTGAGGAAGCTTCAAAATTTAAGTGGAGCAATATATATATTCTTAGTAATTTTATGTGTGCGGCTATTGGTTCAGGGGTTCGGATAGAAGAATGTAGAAGGAAAATATTTATTTATTCCTTAAATGACTTAACTTATTTTGGTCTTGTTTTTGCTGGAAATATTTTCAATGCTAAAATTTTAAAAAGGGGATATAATGAGTTAACACAAGAGGATATAATAAATAATATTGGGAATCTAACAGATAATGCATCAAAAGAATTACCAGAACAATTTACAAATATAAAGATATCAAAAAAAGATTTGGAAGAAGTCGCTATAGGGTGGAAATTAGAAATAGAAAGAACAATATATTTGTCTATTCCAACAAATTTAAAGAATGTATTTGGTCTTAATATAGGCAAAAATCAATTAGTATATTTGGAATATGAAAATTGTATTATAGAAGGATTAAAGAACGCTATTTCGAAACTTAACACAATGAAAATTACGAAAGGATAA
- the pyk gene encoding pyruvate kinase, protein MQKTKMIFTIGPASDSKDILTKLMEIGMNVTRLNFSHGTHEDHKIKIDLIKSLREELNKSVAIMLDIKGPKIRTHDFMGDTVAIDKGQKFVFSCGKEILGNKERCSVSYTELYQELKVNGTLLVDDGLIEFKIDSIEGTEINCTALNSGFIGNHKGINVPNISIGLPAVTDKDKLDLIFGCDQGVDIVAASFIRKASDVIDVRNILNANGGEHIQIISKIETQEGVDNIDDIIEASDGIMVARGDMGVELPIQKVPIVQKMIIHKCNKAGKPVITATQMLDSMIRNPRPTRAEASDIANAIFDGTDAIMLSGESANGKYPLEAALTMANIAIEAESNIDFKAALNKRNYEALENISEGISLATCNTADKLNVSAIITATQSGYTARMVSKYRPRCPIIAVTPSKQVARGLSINFGLQTILSIKLTSTDELMADAVEKSLAAGYIKKGDIVIIAAGIPVGESGTTNMMKIQQV, encoded by the coding sequence ATGCAAAAAACAAAAATGATTTTCACAATAGGGCCTGCAAGTGACAGTAAAGATATATTGACAAAACTCATGGAAATTGGAATGAATGTTACTAGACTTAATTTTTCACATGGTACACATGAGGATCACAAAATAAAAATTGACCTTATAAAAAGTCTTAGGGAAGAACTTAATAAATCTGTTGCTATAATGCTTGATATAAAAGGACCTAAGATTAGGACCCACGATTTTATGGGAGATACTGTAGCAATTGACAAAGGTCAAAAATTCGTCTTTAGTTGTGGTAAAGAGATACTTGGTAATAAAGAGAGATGTTCTGTTTCTTATACAGAGCTTTATCAAGAACTTAAGGTCAATGGTACACTTCTTGTGGATGATGGTCTTATTGAATTTAAAATTGATTCAATTGAAGGCACTGAAATAAATTGTACTGCATTAAATTCTGGTTTTATAGGAAACCATAAGGGAATAAATGTTCCTAATATATCTATTGGTCTACCAGCAGTAACTGACAAAGATAAATTGGATTTAATATTTGGATGTGATCAAGGCGTTGATATCGTAGCTGCTTCTTTTATAAGAAAGGCTAGTGATGTAATAGATGTTAGAAATATACTTAATGCAAATGGTGGCGAACATATCCAAATAATATCCAAAATTGAAACACAAGAAGGCGTTGACAACATAGATGATATAATAGAGGCTTCTGATGGTATTATGGTTGCTAGAGGAGATATGGGGGTTGAATTACCGATTCAAAAGGTTCCTATAGTTCAAAAAATGATAATCCATAAATGTAATAAGGCAGGCAAACCTGTTATAACTGCAACCCAAATGTTAGATTCTATGATTAGAAATCCAAGACCTACTAGAGCAGAAGCTTCAGACATAGCTAATGCTATTTTTGATGGTACTGATGCAATAATGCTTAGTGGTGAAAGTGCTAATGGAAAATATCCATTGGAGGCCGCTTTAACAATGGCGAATATTGCTATTGAGGCAGAGTCAAATATTGATTTTAAAGCTGCTTTAAATAAAAGAAATTATGAAGCTCTTGAAAATATATCAGAGGGTATAAGTCTTGCTACATGTAACACAGCAGATAAATTAAATGTATCTGCAATAATAACTGCAACCCAAAGTGGGTATACTGCTAGGATGGTATCCAAATATAGACCAAGGTGTCCAATTATTGCTGTAACACCTAGTAAGCAAGTTGCAAGAGGGTTATCTATTAATTTTGGATTGCAGACTATACTTTCAATTAAGTTAACTTCCACAGATGAATTAATGGCAGACGCAGTGGAAAAATCATTAGCTGCGGGATATATAAAAAAAGGTGATATTGTCATAATTGCAGCTGGGATACCAGTTGGTGAATCCGGTACTACGAATATGATGAAAATACAACAAGTTTAA
- a CDS encoding metallophosphoesterase, translating into MNKLMLLVVALFFFLYGGINYYIGLRGWQNLGSHISFLNNKVYWIVIALIASAYIISMILSSYIPSVVLNTLNIVGSYWMGIMFYLILVLPTIDLIKFLNSKISFIPRNINEATNFSLVVSLVVVVFLTSLMAYGTWSARSPKVTKYDLNVNKTSSDLKTLKIIMVSDIHLGLVVDNKRLTVMVNKINELNPDIVLIPGDIIDSSLEPFVKQNMSDNFKRLKSKYGVYACLGNHDEMGSSVEEIVKTFNDSGIKVLRDKAILINNSFYVIGRDDISQESQTKIKRKNLSDIIEDLDKSKPLILMDHQPRDFADTQKNGIDLQVSGHTHRGQLFPANLITNLIFEIDYGYLQKNNSNFIVSSGYGTWGPPIRIGSRSEIVEINIDFKK; encoded by the coding sequence ATGAACAAATTAATGTTATTAGTTGTTGCTTTATTTTTTTTCTTATATGGAGGCATAAATTATTATATAGGATTAAGGGGATGGCAAAACTTAGGAAGTCATATTTCGTTTTTAAATAATAAAGTATATTGGATAGTAATTGCACTAATAGCATCGGCGTATATCATAAGTATGATATTGTCTTCTTATATACCTTCAGTAGTTTTAAATACATTGAACATTGTGGGATCATATTGGATGGGAATAATGTTTTATCTTATTTTAGTATTGCCTACTATTGATCTAATAAAATTTTTAAATAGCAAAATTTCATTTATTCCTAGGAACATAAATGAAGCTACTAATTTTTCATTAGTGGTATCGTTAGTGGTAGTTGTGTTTTTAACCAGTCTAATGGCATATGGTACTTGGAGCGCTCGAAGTCCAAAAGTAACCAAGTATGATTTGAATGTAAATAAAACATCCAGCGATTTAAAGACACTTAAGATTATTATGGTTTCGGATATTCATCTTGGGCTTGTAGTAGATAATAAAAGGCTTACTGTGATGGTTAATAAAATAAATGAATTGAATCCAGACATTGTTCTAATACCTGGAGATATAATTGATAGTAGTCTTGAGCCTTTTGTAAAACAAAATATGAGTGATAACTTTAAAAGACTTAAAAGTAAGTATGGAGTTTATGCTTGTCTTGGAAACCATGATGAAATGGGAAGCAGTGTAGAGGAGATTGTTAAAACTTTTAACGATTCGGGTATAAAGGTACTGAGAGATAAAGCAATCCTAATAAATAATAGTTTCTATGTTATAGGTCGCGACGATATATCACAGGAATCGCAGACGAAAATTAAAAGAAAAAATCTATCAGACATAATAGAAGATTTAGATAAGTCGAAGCCACTTATATTAATGGATCATCAGCCAAGAGATTTTGCTGATACGCAAAAAAATGGGATTGATTTACAAGTATCTGGACATACGCATCGAGGACAGTTATTTCCTGCAAATCTTATAACAAATCTTATATTTGAAATAGACTATGGTTATCTGCAAAAGAACAATTCGAACTTTATTGTATCTTCGGGTTATGGAACATGGGGACCCCCAATTAGGATAGGAAGCCGGTCTGAAATAGTTGAAATTAATATTGATTTTAAAAAATAG
- a CDS encoding EscE/YscE/SsaE family type III secretion system needle protein co-chaperone: MQTKNAKQHVQDVTTHLQDAKNCLNNALNSVEKPENKQQIQNTLNSVDTALQNANTTISNYQE, translated from the coding sequence ATGCAAACTAAAAATGCTAAACAACATGTTCAAGATGTAACAACTCATCTTCAAGATGCTAAAAATTGTTTAAATAATGCACTAAATTCAGTAGAAAAACCTGAAAATAAACAACAAATTCAAAATACTCTTAATTCTGTAGATACTGCTTTACAAAATGCAAATACTACAATTTCAAATTATCAGGAATAA
- the cphA gene encoding cyanophycin synthetase: MKIINFRIFNGRNIYSHKKCIKLNLDLEGYSEIPSKDIYNFNEKLICMLPKLNGHRSEIDEDREFIRRLTEGTYLAYITEHIIIALQNMIGVDISYGRYREISVDHYYIIYQYEYKSIGIEVANIAVAFVNSLIKNELFDLDIRVDKLKEILIHEQLVVSTFNICNEAKKRGIPIIKIGEESIFQLGYGRYSKFIQATMGSEASAISVGITQDKLLTKQVLSMNSLPVANGMRVTSVSDCISFAIDIGYPVVLKPQFGNKGKGVIGNIKHEKQLSDAYGLLAKKYEDIIIEEFIIGKDYRVCSVYGDIVAVSETIHPYIIGDGITSIEELIKKTNEGSRRGDDHEKDLTMIKIDEGLVEYLKQKNFSLEFILPEKEKLYLNLSTGGLSIDCTDLICDENIEICKRAASAIGMDICEIHVRCIDISKSLNEGGVIIELNAAPGIRVYHNLCIGTRNVAGHIVDKLFKDIPKSIPLVAVTGTNGKTTTTRLIAHILSISGYTVGMTTSSGIYIDGKCVFKGDTTGPKSALTVLMNRSIDAAVLETARGGIIRGGLAYDLADVAVITNITEDHLGIDGVDTIGDLAKVKALVGEAVKIDGYVVINGDDNMSISILPRLKSRLIVFSSYKNNEVMKANIKKGGYGIYVDEGNLIIQTSTNSEKLINVKNIGITLKGILEYNIQNAMAACAAAVGLGIDYDVIRQGLKTFYCNKEQNPGRFNIYLFNNVTVILDYGHNIEGYKCVLDAVKGIKHNKLIGVIGVPGDRSDSHILNMGECAGENFDYILIKENKDGRGRLKGQVADLLEKGVLKSNFNIINIKKVLEEKEAFKMALDIAKPGDMVIVFFEKDEPLLEVMRSKFITKCETKL; this comes from the coding sequence ATGAAAATAATTAACTTTAGGATATTTAATGGTAGAAATATATATTCTCATAAGAAATGTATTAAACTTAACTTAGATTTAGAAGGATACAGTGAAATTCCTAGCAAAGATATCTATAACTTTAATGAAAAATTAATTTGTATGTTACCAAAACTTAATGGACATAGGTCTGAAATAGATGAGGATAGAGAATTTATAAGGAGACTCACAGAAGGGACTTATTTAGCTTATATTACTGAACATATAATAATAGCACTCCAAAATATGATAGGTGTAGATATAAGTTACGGAAGATATCGTGAAATATCTGTTGATCACTACTACATTATATATCAATACGAATATAAAAGTATAGGAATTGAGGTTGCTAACATAGCAGTGGCTTTTGTTAATTCATTAATTAAGAATGAATTATTTGACTTAGATATAAGAGTAGACAAATTAAAGGAAATATTAATTCATGAACAACTAGTAGTAAGTACATTTAACATATGCAATGAGGCAAAAAAAAGGGGGATTCCTATAATTAAAATAGGGGAAGAAAGTATATTCCAATTAGGTTATGGGAGATACTCAAAGTTTATACAAGCAACTATGGGCAGTGAGGCAAGCGCAATATCAGTAGGAATCACACAGGATAAATTGCTAACCAAACAAGTATTAAGTATGAATAGTTTACCTGTAGCAAATGGTATGAGGGTAACAAGCGTAAGTGATTGCATTTCATTTGCAATCGATATTGGGTACCCAGTAGTACTTAAACCACAGTTTGGGAATAAAGGCAAGGGAGTTATCGGTAATATAAAACATGAGAAACAATTATCAGATGCGTATGGTCTTTTAGCAAAAAAATATGAAGATATAATAATAGAGGAGTTCATAATTGGAAAGGACTATAGAGTATGTAGTGTGTATGGAGATATTGTAGCCGTATCAGAAACAATACATCCGTATATTATAGGTGATGGCATAACATCTATAGAAGAACTTATAAAAAAGACTAATGAGGGTTCAAGGCGTGGTGACGATCATGAAAAAGATTTAACTATGATAAAAATAGATGAAGGACTAGTAGAATATTTAAAACAAAAGAACTTTTCATTAGAGTTTATTCTTCCTGAAAAAGAAAAATTATATTTAAATTTATCTACGGGTGGTCTTTCAATAGATTGTACGGATTTAATATGTGATGAAAACATAGAAATATGTAAAAGAGCAGCAAGTGCTATAGGTATGGATATTTGCGAAATACATGTGCGGTGCATCGACATTAGCAAATCACTTAATGAAGGCGGGGTAATTATTGAGTTAAATGCTGCGCCTGGAATTAGAGTGTATCATAATCTGTGCATTGGCACACGTAATGTAGCAGGTCATATTGTTGATAAATTATTTAAGGATATACCCAAAAGCATTCCATTAGTAGCAGTAACGGGCACTAATGGGAAAACAACTACCACAAGACTTATTGCACATATACTCTCAATTTCAGGGTATACGGTGGGAATGACAACATCTAGCGGAATATATATTGATGGAAAATGTGTATTTAAGGGTGATACCACAGGGCCTAAAAGTGCATTAACGGTTCTTATGAATAGAAGTATAGATGCAGCAGTCCTTGAAACTGCAAGGGGTGGAATAATAAGAGGGGGTTTGGCATATGACCTTGCAGATGTTGCTGTTATTACTAATATAACAGAGGATCACCTTGGAATAGATGGGGTAGATACTATAGGAGATTTAGCTAAAGTTAAGGCTCTGGTCGGCGAAGCAGTTAAAATAGATGGATATGTTGTCATTAACGGGGATGACAATATGAGCATAAGCATATTGCCAAGGCTAAAGAGTAGACTCATAGTATTCTCTAGTTATAAAAACAATGAGGTTATGAAAGCTAACATTAAGAAAGGTGGTTATGGAATTTACGTAGATGAGGGTAATTTAATAATACAAACTAGTACTAATTCAGAGAAGCTAATAAATGTAAAAAACATAGGCATAACATTAAAAGGTATTTTAGAATATAATATTCAAAATGCTATGGCTGCATGTGCAGCCGCAGTAGGTCTCGGCATAGATTATGATGTTATTAGACAGGGATTAAAGACATTCTACTGTAATAAAGAACAAAATCCAGGAAGGTTTAATATATATTTATTCAATAATGTAACAGTAATATTAGACTATGGGCACAATATAGAAGGTTATAAGTGTGTACTAGATGCAGTTAAGGGTATAAAACACAATAAACTTATAGGAGTTATTGGGGTTCCAGGAGATAGATCAGACAGTCATATATTAAATATGGGCGAATGTGCAGGAGAAAATTTTGATTATATCTTAATAAAAGAAAATAAAGATGGCAGAGGTAGGTTAAAGGGTCAAGTAGCAGATCTTTTAGAAAAAGGAGTTCTGAAATCTAATTTTAATATTATTAATATTAAAAAGGTTTTAGAGGAAAAGGAAGCTTTTAAAATGGCCCTAGATATTGCAAAGCCTGGAGATATGGTTATTGTCTTTTTTGAAAAAGATGAGCCTCTTTTAGAAGTAATGAGAAGTAAATTCATTACTAAATGTGAAACTAAGTTGTAA
- a CDS encoding alpha/beta-type small acid-soluble spore protein gives MTNRNRTLVPEAKQGLNKFKIEIASELGIDNYDQLDKGNLTSRQNGSVGGEMVKRMVEDYERKLGNYDI, from the coding sequence ATGACAAATAGAAATAGAACTCTTGTGCCGGAAGCAAAGCAAGGATTAAATAAGTTTAAAATTGAAATTGCTAGTGAGTTAGGAATTGATAATTATGATCAATTAGATAAGGGTAATTTAACTTCAAGACAAAATGGATCAGTTGGTGGCGAGATGGTTAAACGTATGGTTGAAGATTATGAAAGAAAGTTAGGAAATTATGATATTTAA
- a CDS encoding cyanophycinase encodes MVINKQEGLIIIGGAEDKKGDKKILKEVCEHIEKESQLLVIVTVATELPVQVGNEYSDIFHDLGIINIKVLDVRNREDALKPENVQLIEKASLVFFTGGDQLRITSILGGTQLYSTMKRKHLEECVFVGTSAGAAVMSDIMIVTGPDDESAKKCTLKMAPGLGLITGVLIDMHFAQRGRVGRLLVGIAENPEILGIGIDEDTSIIVNRDNVLRVVGSGAVYIIDGSNISNTNVSEQYKENILSMFDIKMHVLKDGNKYNLTERKPLV; translated from the coding sequence ATTGTTATTAATAAACAAGAAGGTTTAATTATAATAGGTGGAGCAGAAGATAAGAAGGGTGATAAAAAGATACTTAAAGAAGTATGTGAACATATCGAAAAGGAAAGTCAACTATTAGTTATTGTAACGGTAGCAACAGAACTACCTGTACAAGTGGGTAATGAGTATAGTGATATTTTTCATGATTTAGGTATTATAAATATCAAAGTACTTGATGTAAGAAATAGGGAAGATGCTTTGAAACCTGAGAATGTACAATTAATTGAAAAAGCTTCATTGGTATTCTTTACTGGAGGGGATCAACTTAGAATAACAAGCATCCTTGGAGGCACTCAGCTATATAGCACTATGAAGCGTAAGCATTTAGAAGAATGTGTGTTTGTAGGTACTTCAGCTGGAGCAGCAGTAATGAGTGATATTATGATAGTAACTGGACCTGATGATGAATCAGCAAAAAAATGTACACTTAAAATGGCTCCAGGACTTGGGTTAATTACTGGAGTTTTAATAGATATGCACTTTGCACAAAGAGGAAGAGTGGGAAGGCTATTAGTTGGAATAGCTGAAAATCCGGAGATATTAGGAATTGGGATAGATGAAGATACTTCAATTATAGTAAATAGAGATAATGTTTTAAGAGTAGTAGGTTCTGGGGCAGTTTATATTATTGATGGAAGTAATATAAGCAATACAAATGTATCAGAACAGTATAAAGAAAATATATTGTCAATGTTTGATATTAAAATGCATGTATTAAAGGATGGGAATAAGTATAATCTAACAGAGAGAAAACCATTAGTTTAA